A single genomic interval of Metasolibacillus fluoroglycofenilyticus harbors:
- the acnA gene encoding aconitate hydratase AcnA, giving the protein MAQENLHNSRASFEVNGKTYNYYRLSAIEEAGIANVSRLPYSIKVLLESVLRQYDNYVIKEEHVNELAKWGKDVNTEAEVPFKPSRVVLQDFTGVPVVVDLASLRSAMKEMGGDPAKINPAIPVDLVIDHSVQVDKYGNANALKANMDLEFERNAERYNFLKWAQTAYDNFRAVPPATGIVHQVNLEYLAPVVHVKENTDGTFETYPDSVVGTDSHTTMINGLGVLGWGVGGIEAEAGMLGQPSYFPIPEVIGVKLIGELPNGATATDLALKVTQVLRQRGVVGKFVEFFGSGITKLPLADRATISNMAPEYGATCGFFAIDEESLNYMRLTGRDEEHIAVVEAYLKANDMWFNPELDPVYTDVIELNLADIEPNLSGPKRPQDLIPLSKMKETYRSSVVAPQGTQGFGLTEDEFAKTSVAKFAEGDVEIPTGAVAIAAITSCTNTSNPYVLIAAGLVAKKAVERGIKPAKWVKTSLAPGSKVVTGYLEASGLQKYFDEIGFNTVGYGCTTCIGNSGPLLPEIEDAIKDNDLFVTSVLSGNRNFEGRVHPLVKANFLASPPLVVAYALAGTVDIDLQKDAIAKDKDGNDVFFADIWPSTEEVNAVLGEVVTRELFQKEYETVFTANEAWNAIETSTESLYTFDEKSTYIQNPPFFTGLSKEPGAIQGLNDLRVMAKFGDSITTDHISPAGAIGKDTPAGKYLIENGVAIRDFNSYGSRRGNHEVMMRGTFANIRIRNQIAPGTEGGFTTYWPTGEVEYIYDACMKYQEQGTGLVVLAGNDYGMGSSRDWAAKGTFLLGIKTVIAQSYERIHRSNLVMMGVLPLQFLNGDSADSLGLTGEETISVNITDAVKPRDILTVTATSPDGTVKTFDALARFDSEVEVDYYRHGGILQMVLRAKAAE; this is encoded by the coding sequence ATGGCACAAGAGAATTTACACAACAGCCGCGCTTCGTTCGAAGTAAATGGTAAAACATATAATTACTACCGTTTATCTGCAATTGAAGAAGCGGGTATTGCAAACGTTTCACGCCTACCTTATTCAATTAAAGTATTATTAGAATCTGTTTTACGTCAATATGACAACTATGTAATCAAAGAAGAGCATGTTAATGAGTTAGCAAAATGGGGCAAAGATGTTAATACGGAAGCTGAAGTTCCATTCAAGCCATCGCGTGTAGTTTTACAGGACTTCACTGGTGTACCAGTAGTTGTTGACCTTGCATCATTGCGTTCAGCAATGAAAGAAATGGGCGGTGACCCTGCAAAGATTAACCCTGCAATTCCAGTTGATCTTGTAATCGACCACTCTGTACAAGTTGACAAATACGGAAATGCTAACGCTTTAAAAGCGAATATGGACTTAGAATTCGAGCGTAACGCTGAGCGTTATAACTTCTTGAAATGGGCACAAACTGCCTATGACAACTTCCGTGCTGTACCACCAGCAACAGGGATTGTTCACCAAGTAAACTTAGAATACTTAGCACCAGTTGTACACGTAAAAGAAAATACAGATGGTACATTTGAAACTTACCCAGACTCAGTAGTAGGTACTGACTCTCATACAACAATGATTAACGGTCTTGGCGTTCTTGGATGGGGTGTTGGTGGTATCGAGGCAGAAGCAGGTATGCTAGGCCAACCTTCATACTTCCCAATTCCAGAAGTTATTGGTGTGAAATTAATTGGTGAATTACCAAACGGTGCAACAGCAACTGACTTAGCATTAAAAGTAACACAAGTCTTACGTCAACGTGGCGTTGTAGGTAAATTTGTAGAATTCTTCGGTTCAGGTATTACAAAATTACCATTAGCTGACCGTGCAACAATTTCAAACATGGCGCCAGAATACGGTGCAACATGTGGATTCTTCGCAATTGATGAAGAATCATTAAACTATATGCGTTTAACTGGTCGTGATGAAGAGCATATCGCTGTAGTTGAAGCTTACTTAAAAGCAAACGATATGTGGTTCAACCCTGAGCTTGACCCAGTTTACACAGATGTAATTGAGTTAAACTTGGCGGACATCGAACCAAACTTATCAGGTCCAAAACGTCCACAAGACTTAATTCCTTTATCAAAAATGAAGGAAACTTACCGTAGCTCTGTAGTAGCACCACAAGGTACTCAAGGCTTCGGCTTAACTGAAGATGAGTTTGCTAAAACTTCTGTAGCGAAATTTGCAGAAGGTGATGTTGAAATTCCAACAGGTGCGGTAGCAATCGCAGCTATTACATCTTGTACAAATACATCTAACCCATACGTTTTAATCGCAGCTGGTTTAGTAGCGAAAAAAGCAGTAGAGCGCGGTATCAAACCTGCAAAATGGGTTAAAACATCTTTAGCACCAGGTTCTAAAGTAGTAACAGGCTATTTAGAAGCATCTGGCTTACAAAAATACTTTGACGAAATCGGCTTTAACACAGTTGGATACGGCTGTACAACATGTATCGGTAACTCAGGTCCATTATTACCTGAAATTGAAGATGCAATTAAAGATAATGACTTATTTGTTACTTCTGTACTTTCTGGTAACCGTAACTTTGAAGGACGCGTTCACCCATTAGTAAAAGCAAACTTCTTAGCTTCACCACCATTAGTAGTAGCTTATGCATTAGCTGGTACAGTTGATATCGACTTACAAAAAGATGCAATCGCAAAAGATAAAGATGGCAACGATGTATTCTTCGCAGATATTTGGCCATCAACTGAAGAAGTAAATGCAGTATTAGGCGAAGTTGTAACACGTGAGCTATTCCAAAAAGAATACGAAACTGTGTTTACAGCGAACGAAGCTTGGAATGCAATTGAAACTTCTACTGAATCATTATATACATTTGATGAAAAATCAACTTATATCCAAAACCCACCATTCTTCACGGGTCTATCAAAAGAACCTGGTGCAATCCAAGGTCTTAATGACTTACGTGTAATGGCGAAATTTGGCGATTCAATTACGACTGACCATATTTCTCCAGCTGGTGCAATCGGTAAAGATACACCTGCAGGTAAATATTTAATCGAAAATGGTGTGGCAATTCGCGACTTCAACTCTTACGGTTCTCGTCGTGGTAACCATGAAGTAATGATGCGCGGTACATTCGCGAACATCCGTATTCGCAACCAAATCGCTCCAGGTACAGAAGGTGGTTTCACTACGTACTGGCCAACAGGTGAAGTAGAGTACATTTATGATGCATGTATGAAATACCAAGAGCAAGGCACTGGCTTAGTGGTTCTTGCTGGTAACGACTACGGTATGGGCTCTTCTCGTGACTGGGCAGCGAAAGGTACATTCCTACTTGGTATTAAAACAGTTATCGCACAAAGCTATGAGCGTATTCACCGTTCTAACTTAGTAATGATGGGTGTGTTACCATTACAATTCTTAAATGGTGATTCTGCTGATTCATTAGGCTTAACTGGTGAAGAAACAATTTCTGTAAACATTACAGATGCAGTGAAGCCACGTGATATTTTAACAGTTACAGCTACATCTCCAGATGGTACTGTTAAAACATTCGATGCATTAGCTCGCTTCGACTCAGAAGTAGAAGTAGATTACTACCGTCATGGTGGTATCCTACAAATGGTACTACGCGCAAAAGCAGCTGAGTAA
- a CDS encoding methyl-accepting chemotaxis protein — protein sequence MSIGKKLYISLGTLIVIIFGISVFSYLQISNVNNRYNELIDSRLEQIYLAAEVESSVGGQGAFLRQYVLAKGSDALSSLEKEQAAIATSLQRLEEIASPGTMQDLLAELIEANANYSDAVARVISLVDDGKVDSAIPILNIEVRNVHNKLSTAANEMLVYNKERFTETQLETGKQVEQVTIILMAISIISIVIGIVSVIIIIRVVIMPLKKLAGAVDQIATGDLTVDDVVVKSKDEVATIATSFNVMKSSLRELISVANQNAEQLSVISRELTTSTAQVSSTSTTVASSIEQITESTQGSSQIAIDTSVAMDETAFGIQNIAESTQTVHNEAQNTQAVASKGLVTIADAKEQMQDIYSSTKLTTELISKLIAHSEQIQSISNVITDITDQTNLLALNAAIEAARAGEHGKGFAVVADEVRKLAEQSKSSANLIVNLTSEILHETKNVEGAVAESLQRVEAGVKVIEVAGDSFNQITGAVENMTMRIADASAVTEQISAATEEVSASVSELASNVSGVAGNTEEIAQQIGEQVASIQEINAVSTELEIKAEELAQAIAKFKI from the coding sequence TTGAGTATTGGGAAAAAATTATACATATCTTTAGGTACATTAATCGTAATTATATTTGGTATTTCGGTGTTTAGCTATTTACAAATATCGAATGTAAACAATAGATATAATGAACTAATAGATAGTCGTTTAGAGCAAATCTATTTGGCAGCAGAGGTCGAATCAAGCGTTGGCGGCCAAGGTGCTTTTTTACGACAATATGTATTAGCGAAGGGCTCGGATGCGTTATCAAGCTTGGAAAAAGAGCAGGCCGCAATTGCAACTTCTTTACAAAGATTAGAAGAGATTGCCTCGCCAGGGACGATGCAAGATTTACTAGCTGAGCTAATTGAAGCAAATGCTAATTATAGTGATGCAGTTGCACGTGTAATAAGCTTAGTTGACGATGGAAAAGTTGATAGTGCAATTCCAATACTAAATATTGAGGTTCGTAATGTTCATAATAAACTAAGTACAGCAGCGAATGAAATGCTTGTTTATAATAAGGAACGATTTACAGAAACTCAACTCGAAACTGGTAAGCAAGTAGAGCAAGTGACAATTATTTTAATGGCAATTTCAATTATTAGTATAGTAATAGGTATTGTAAGTGTTATTATTATTATTCGAGTAGTAATTATGCCGTTAAAGAAATTAGCGGGCGCTGTTGACCAAATTGCAACAGGTGATTTAACTGTTGATGATGTCGTAGTTAAATCAAAAGATGAGGTAGCGACGATTGCCACATCCTTTAATGTGATGAAATCCTCATTGCGTGAATTAATTTCTGTAGCCAATCAAAACGCTGAGCAGCTTTCCGTTATTTCGAGAGAACTGACAACAAGTACAGCACAAGTATCATCAACATCGACAACTGTTGCCAGCAGTATTGAACAGATTACAGAAAGCACACAAGGATCATCACAAATTGCAATAGATACTTCTGTAGCAATGGATGAAACAGCGTTTGGAATTCAGAATATTGCTGAATCTACGCAAACTGTACACAATGAAGCACAAAATACACAAGCGGTTGCAAGCAAGGGGCTTGTAACAATTGCAGATGCGAAGGAGCAAATGCAAGATATTTATAGCTCAACAAAGCTGACGACAGAATTGATTTCTAAATTAATTGCACATTCTGAGCAAATTCAAAGTATTTCGAATGTAATAACAGATATTACAGATCAAACGAACTTATTAGCATTAAATGCAGCAATTGAAGCGGCTCGAGCTGGAGAGCATGGAAAAGGTTTTGCAGTCGTTGCAGACGAGGTGCGTAAACTAGCAGAGCAATCCAAATCCTCTGCTAATTTAATTGTTAATTTAACATCTGAAATTTTACATGAAACGAAAAATGTAGAGGGCGCTGTTGCGGAAAGTTTGCAGCGCGTTGAAGCAGGGGTGAAAGTAATTGAAGTAGCCGGTGATTCGTTTAATCAAATTACAGGTGCTGTAGAAAATATGACAATGCGTATTGCAGATGCATCTGCTGTCACAGAGCAAATTTCTGCCGCGACTGAGGAAGTATCGGCATCTGTATCAGAGCTAGCATCAAATGTAAGTGGCGTGGCTGGAAATACGGAAGAAATCGCGCAGCAAATCGGTGAGCAGGTAGCGTCAATTCAGGAGATTAATGCTGTATCGACAGAGCTTGAAATTAAAGCTGAGGAACTTGCGCAAGCAATTGCGAAATTCAAAATATAA
- a CDS encoding S-layer homology domain-containing protein, which translates to MKNKMFLAIMIAAAISIAAPASAANAFLDVSEKHTHYISIKTLAKAKIIGGYPDGTFKPAHYITRGQAANIITKVLAIDTKNVKEPFFSDLPKTHQYYGAIAALAERKAIKLEDFLFYTVKPNETITRGEVAFMLAQALELEAQGTSPFTDDKYINITYDDFEDISLEQCIAAIYENNIAKGISSKEFGVEQNVTRGQFSTMIYNVTILLDKEK; encoded by the coding sequence ATGAAAAACAAAATGTTTTTAGCTATAATGATAGCAGCAGCTATTTCAATTGCAGCACCTGCATCAGCAGCAAATGCGTTCCTAGATGTTTCAGAAAAACATACCCATTACATTTCAATTAAAACACTTGCTAAAGCAAAAATTATTGGCGGTTATCCGGACGGCACGTTTAAGCCAGCTCATTATATAACACGTGGTCAAGCGGCAAATATAATTACAAAAGTACTTGCTATTGATACCAAAAACGTAAAAGAACCATTCTTTTCTGATTTACCAAAAACACATCAATATTATGGAGCGATTGCGGCACTTGCGGAGCGCAAAGCTATTAAACTAGAAGATTTTTTGTTCTATACAGTAAAGCCAAATGAAACAATCACACGTGGTGAAGTCGCGTTCATGCTTGCACAAGCGTTAGAATTGGAAGCACAAGGTACAAGTCCATTTACTGATGATAAATACATCAATATTACATACGACGACTTTGAAGACATATCGCTTGAGCAATGCATTGCAGCCATTTATGAAAATAATATCGCTAAAGGCATTTCATCAAAGGAATTTGGTGTCGAGCAAAATGTAACACGCGGTCAATTCTCAACAATGATTTACAATGTTACGATACTACTTGATAAAGAAAAATAA
- a CDS encoding S-layer homology domain-containing protein, translating to MKKKFYTVAVASLAATAVAVAPASAAGSFTDVAKDNAHFEAITALQTAGVISGYPDGTFKPAQDVTRGQAAKMLAGALGLDTKNVENPNFADIPVSHQYYGPIAALAALGGIEYYEDNTVEPNEAITREEFVFMLAAGLGVDAEDEIENAENTITRGEVATLIYEVLSHDVDEEEQTTTEDTATVEQTTADTALLETVFTKAIEKQQATTSMKATMTMTQSMDIQEGEERVKVDATGKMNMSIVNKPMQFFVEGTMSMVEPTTGETIDMPLKMYMTEKDGMYMYEGMTGTWIKYPSDMFEEILAQAGTQINAAEQLEMLQQFATDFTIKEADDYYVLSLTGTGDKFTELVQEQMSAMNLGLDEEVLAEMQNLKFDKFSYEIKINKETFDIEEMVMDFGIGMNIEGVVMNIKNKSTMKYSDFNAVTTITIPSEALENAKSLDELDLSAVEEAE from the coding sequence ATGAAAAAGAAGTTTTACACAGTAGCGGTTGCTTCATTAGCAGCGACAGCAGTGGCAGTAGCACCAGCTTCAGCAGCGGGGTCTTTTACAGATGTTGCTAAAGATAATGCACATTTCGAGGCGATTACAGCATTGCAAACGGCTGGAGTTATTAGCGGTTATCCAGACGGTACATTCAAACCAGCACAGGACGTGACACGTGGACAAGCAGCAAAAATGCTTGCTGGAGCACTTGGTCTTGATACAAAAAATGTAGAAAACCCTAACTTTGCAGATATTCCAGTATCACATCAATACTACGGTCCTATCGCAGCATTAGCAGCGCTTGGTGGTATCGAATATTATGAAGATAATACAGTAGAGCCGAATGAAGCGATTACACGTGAAGAATTTGTGTTTATGTTAGCAGCAGGGCTTGGTGTTGATGCAGAGGACGAAATTGAAAATGCAGAAAACACAATTACACGTGGTGAAGTTGCAACATTGATTTATGAAGTGTTAAGCCATGACGTAGATGAAGAAGAGCAAACAACGACTGAAGATACAGCTACTGTTGAGCAAACAACGGCTGATACAGCGCTACTAGAAACTGTTTTCACAAAAGCGATTGAGAAACAACAAGCTACAACTAGCATGAAAGCAACAATGACAATGACACAATCGATGGATATTCAAGAAGGTGAAGAACGAGTAAAAGTCGATGCTACTGGAAAAATGAATATGTCAATTGTTAACAAACCTATGCAGTTCTTCGTTGAAGGAACGATGTCTATGGTTGAGCCAACAACAGGTGAAACAATTGATATGCCATTAAAGATGTACATGACTGAAAAAGATGGCATGTATATGTATGAAGGCATGACAGGAACTTGGATTAAATATCCATCTGACATGTTTGAAGAAATCTTGGCACAAGCTGGTACGCAAATCAATGCTGCTGAGCAATTAGAAATGTTACAACAATTTGCAACTGATTTCACAATTAAAGAAGCTGATGATTACTATGTTTTATCATTAACAGGTACTGGTGATAAGTTTACTGAGCTAGTTCAAGAGCAAATGTCAGCAATGAACTTAGGGCTAGATGAGGAAGTACTGGCTGAAATGCAAAACTTAAAGTTCGATAAATTCTCTTATGAAATCAAAATTAATAAAGAAACTTTTGATATTGAAGAAATGGTAATGGACTTCGGTATCGGCATGAATATTGAAGGTGTTGTAATGAATATTAAAAACAAATCAACAATGAAATATTCAGATTTCAATGCAGTAACAACAATTACAATTCCTAGTGAAGCATTAGAAAATGCAAAGTCATTGGATGAATTAGATTTATCTGCGGTTGAAGAAGCAGAATAA
- a CDS encoding YxcD family protein: MEQLTLFEQDLINAICLFHARFKNTQPENVEVELMYDDLAGYTAEAYVNGQMELYNSVNFVTALRLYIDEELQRDSISARITLDIDEEEGMIANVSW, encoded by the coding sequence ATGGAACAACTAACATTGTTTGAGCAAGATTTAATCAATGCCATTTGCCTTTTCCATGCACGCTTTAAAAATACGCAGCCTGAAAATGTAGAAGTAGAGTTAATGTATGACGATTTAGCAGGCTATACAGCTGAGGCCTATGTCAACGGACAAATGGAGCTTTATAATTCAGTAAATTTCGTTACCGCACTGCGCCTCTATATTGACGAGGAGCTACAACGCGATTCAATCAGCGCTAGAATTACCCTCGATATTGACGAAGAAGAAGGTATGATTGCTAACGTTTCATGGTAA
- a CDS encoding DUF3267 domain-containing protein, with protein sequence MNFSDWTPFIQNNWYRKHYMKFVYLLQLIIFLIPFFFETGFTQINIFTLIIIGIFVFIIHECLHIITINKKGDISLTFSGIFFWLNTNAILSKTRFWLFMSLPFIVLTVIPAIMSLYVPSNIKSIVLFVSWINAWISSSDIINSFLITIKPKNAIFCRGYYRVKEY encoded by the coding sequence ATGAATTTTTCAGATTGGACTCCGTTCATACAAAATAATTGGTATCGTAAACATTATATGAAGTTTGTATATCTACTTCAGCTCATCATTTTTCTAATACCTTTTTTCTTCGAAACAGGTTTCACTCAGATTAATATTTTTACTCTCATTATAATCGGTATTTTTGTCTTCATCATTCACGAATGTCTTCATATTATTACAATAAACAAAAAGGGCGATATTAGTTTAACTTTTAGTGGGATATTTTTTTGGCTCAATACAAACGCAATTCTATCCAAAACGAGGTTTTGGCTCTTTATGAGTTTGCCTTTTATTGTATTAACAGTAATTCCAGCCATTATGTCATTATATGTCCCAAGTAATATCAAATCAATCGTATTATTTGTAAGCTGGATAAACGCATGGATTTCCTCCTCAGATATAATTAATTCTTTTTTGATTACAATTAAGCCGAAAAACGCTATTTTTTGCAGAGGCTATTATCGAGTTAAAGAGTATTAA
- a CDS encoding 5'-nucleotidase C-terminal domain-containing protein codes for MKNKRNKFYAATAAVAVTATVVAVTPALAASTFSDVKAGDAHYEGITALHGAGIISGYPDGTFKPNQNVTRGQAAKIIAGVLGLDTKNVENPNFADIPTSHQYYGPVAALAALDAMEIYEDSTIEPNEAITRGELAYMIAQALGLEAEGDSPFTDVPADNDYAYFVTALYEAGIAQGISETEFGVDSNVKRGQLATFILNAVGTLTEAPEETPEVTTGDTFNLSILHVNDTHSHTDKLPKLATAVKEQRAKKENVLTLHAGDALTGTLYFSEFKGKADIDLLNEIGFDAMVLGNHEFDLGASPEGHQALVDFIKAAKFPIVDANVDFSNDDKFTGLFTDLISSEPENGKIYHGIVKEINGEKIGIFGLTTEETKGISSPDEVTFSNYIEEAKKAVAAFEGMGINKIIALTHIGYRDSALIDNDIVLAQNVPGIDIIVGAHDHTELLTPDAEHSASDAPTLIVQAHEYVNYLGTLDVTFDENGVITKYDGELIKLGEVADDEKLVELLAPYKAKVDEVMNDKIGVSITEDLVGEREVTRTSETALGNIITDGMLAKAQQYTDKTVVMALQNSGGIRATIPAGDISVGHVIEVLPFGNTLAIMDLTGAELKEAFEWSVKDIPGANGAFLHIAGAKLQYDSSKEAGSRVVSIEYFDQATGEYVALEDDKTYTIATNAYTAKGGDSYAVFEKAYNEGRATELGLSDWENFREQLLSLKEVKTTTEGRIIDLGKPVEE; via the coding sequence ATGAAAAACAAACGAAACAAATTTTATGCAGCAACGGCAGCCGTTGCGGTTACAGCTACTGTTGTCGCTGTAACACCAGCACTAGCAGCGAGTACTTTTTCTGATGTAAAAGCAGGAGATGCTCATTATGAAGGAATTACAGCATTGCATGGAGCAGGTATCATTAGCGGTTATCCTGACGGTACATTTAAGCCGAATCAAAATGTAACACGTGGACAAGCTGCAAAAATTATTGCGGGTGTATTAGGTCTTGATACGAAAAACGTAGAAAACCCTAACTTTGCAGATATTCCAACATCACACCAATATTACGGTCCTGTTGCAGCATTGGCAGCGCTTGATGCTATGGAAATCTATGAAGACAGCACAATCGAACCAAATGAGGCAATTACACGTGGTGAATTGGCTTACATGATTGCACAAGCATTAGGTTTAGAAGCAGAAGGCGATAGCCCATTTACAGATGTACCAGCAGACAATGATTACGCATATTTTGTCACAGCATTATATGAAGCAGGCATTGCACAAGGTATTTCTGAAACGGAATTCGGTGTTGACAGCAATGTAAAACGTGGTCAGCTGGCAACATTTATTTTAAATGCAGTAGGCACTTTGACTGAAGCACCTGAGGAAACACCAGAAGTAACAACAGGTGATACTTTTAATTTATCAATTTTACATGTTAACGATACACATTCTCATACAGATAAACTACCTAAATTAGCAACAGCAGTAAAAGAACAACGTGCGAAGAAGGAAAATGTTTTAACATTGCATGCGGGTGATGCGTTAACAGGCACTTTATACTTTAGCGAATTTAAAGGGAAGGCTGATATTGATTTATTAAATGAAATTGGCTTCGATGCAATGGTTCTTGGTAACCATGAATTTGATTTAGGGGCATCGCCGGAAGGACATCAAGCATTAGTTGATTTTATTAAAGCTGCGAAGTTCCCGATTGTCGATGCCAATGTTGACTTCTCTAATGATGATAAGTTTACTGGTTTGTTTACAGATTTAATCTCAAGTGAGCCTGAAAACGGTAAAATATATCATGGAATTGTAAAAGAAATCAATGGTGAAAAAATTGGGATTTTTGGTCTTACGACAGAAGAGACAAAAGGAATCTCTTCACCGGATGAAGTAACATTCTCAAACTATATTGAAGAGGCAAAGAAAGCAGTAGCTGCATTTGAAGGTATGGGCATAAACAAAATTATTGCCTTAACACATATTGGGTATAGAGACAGTGCTTTGATTGATAATGATATTGTATTAGCGCAAAATGTACCTGGTATCGATATTATTGTAGGGGCACATGATCATACAGAATTATTAACTCCAGATGCTGAGCATTCTGCAAGTGATGCACCGACATTAATTGTTCAAGCACATGAATACGTAAATTATTTAGGAACGCTTGACGTAACTTTCGATGAAAACGGTGTAATTACAAAATATGACGGTGAGTTAATTAAGCTTGGTGAAGTTGCCGATGACGAGAAATTAGTTGAATTATTAGCACCATATAAAGCTAAAGTCGATGAAGTAATGAATGATAAAATTGGTGTATCAATTACAGAAGATTTAGTAGGGGAGCGCGAAGTAACACGTACTAGTGAAACAGCGCTTGGCAATATTATTACAGACGGTATGCTGGCAAAGGCACAACAATACACAGATAAAACGGTTGTAATGGCATTACAAAATAGCGGTGGTATTCGTGCAACAATTCCAGCAGGTGACATTAGTGTAGGTCATGTTATTGAAGTGTTACCTTTTGGGAATACATTGGCGATTATGGATTTAACAGGTGCTGAATTGAAAGAGGCATTTGAATGGTCTGTCAAGGATATACCAGGTGCAAATGGTGCTTTCTTACACATTGCAGGTGCGAAATTACAATATGATTCATCAAAAGAAGCGGGTTCACGTGTTGTATCAATTGAGTACTTCGATCAAGCAACAGGCGAATATGTCGCACTAGAAGATGATAAAACATATACTATCGCAACAAACGCATACACTGCCAAAGGTGGAGATAGCTATGCGGTATTTGAGAAAGCGTACAATGAAGGGCGTGCGACAGAGCTAGGTTTATCCGACTGGGAAAACTTCCGCGAGCAATTACTTTCATTAAAAGAAGTTAAAACAACAACTGAGGGACGCATTATTGACCTTGGGAAACCAGTTGAAGAATAA